A region from the Pseudomonas sp. KU26590 genome encodes:
- the dbpA gene encoding ATP-dependent RNA helicase DbpA — MTNTAFNSLPLSAAMLANLESLGYAEMTPIQAQSLPVIVKGMDLIAQAKTGSGKTAAFGIGLLNPINPRYFGCQALVLCPTRELADQVAKEIRRLARSEDNIKVLTLCGGVSFGPQIGSLEHGAHIIVGTPGRIQQHLRKGSLVLDGLNTLVLDEADRMLDMGFYDAIADIIEQTPKRRQTLLFSATYPVGIKQLSSKFMRDPQTVKVEALHADSQIEQIFYEIAPEQRLEAVVRVLDHFRPQSCVAFCFTKQQVQEVVDHLTAKGMSAVGLHGDLEQRDRDQVLAMFANRSTSVLVATDVAARGLDIDGLDMVLNVELARDSEIHIHRVGRTGRAGETGIAVSLVAPGESQRARAVEELQKAPLNWQQYDQLERKEGGKLLPPMTTLCIGSGRKDKLRPGDILGALTGEAGIPGTQVGKIAIFDFQAYVAVERSMAKQALERLNNGKIKGKSLRVRIL, encoded by the coding sequence GTGACTAACACCGCTTTTAACTCACTGCCCCTTTCCGCCGCCATGCTGGCTAACCTGGAGTCCCTTGGTTATGCCGAGATGACGCCGATTCAGGCGCAGAGCCTGCCGGTGATCGTCAAGGGGATGGACCTGATCGCCCAGGCCAAGACGGGCTCTGGCAAGACCGCTGCATTCGGCATCGGCCTGCTCAATCCGATCAATCCGCGCTATTTCGGCTGCCAGGCGTTGGTGCTTTGCCCCACCCGTGAGCTGGCCGACCAGGTGGCCAAGGAAATCCGCCGTCTGGCGCGTTCCGAAGACAACATCAAAGTGCTGACCCTCTGCGGCGGCGTGTCTTTCGGCCCGCAGATCGGTTCGCTGGAGCACGGCGCCCACATCATCGTCGGCACACCGGGTCGCATCCAGCAGCATCTGCGCAAGGGTTCGCTGGTGCTGGATGGCTTGAACACGCTGGTGCTGGACGAAGCCGACCGCATGCTCGACATGGGTTTCTACGACGCCATCGCCGACATCATCGAGCAGACGCCCAAGCGCCGCCAGACCCTGCTGTTCTCGGCCACGTACCCGGTCGGCATCAAGCAGCTGTCCTCGAAATTCATGCGTGACCCGCAGACCGTCAAGGTCGAAGCGCTCCACGCCGACAGCCAGATCGAACAGATCTTCTACGAAATCGCGCCAGAGCAACGCCTCGAAGCGGTGGTCCGCGTGCTTGATCATTTCCGCCCGCAGTCCTGCGTGGCGTTCTGTTTCACCAAGCAGCAGGTTCAGGAAGTGGTCGATCACCTGACCGCCAAGGGCATGTCTGCCGTCGGCCTGCATGGCGATCTGGAACAGCGCGACCGCGATCAGGTGCTGGCGATGTTCGCCAACCGCAGCACCTCGGTGCTGGTGGCCACCGACGTTGCCGCGCGCGGTCTGGACATCGATGGTCTGGACATGGTGCTCAACGTCGAGCTGGCGCGGGATTCGGAAATCCACATCCACCGCGTCGGCCGTACCGGTCGTGCGGGTGAGACCGGCATCGCCGTCAGCCTCGTCGCCCCCGGCGAAAGCCAGCGCGCCCGCGCCGTTGAAGAACTGCAGAAAGCGCCGCTCAACTGGCAGCAGTACGACCAGCTGGAGCGCAAGGAAGGCGGCAAGCTGCTGCCACCGATGACCACGCTGTGCATCGGCTCGGGCCGCAAAGACAAGCTGCGCCCTGGCGACATTCTGGGCGCGCTGACTGGCGAAGCAGGCATTCCCGGCACTCAGGTGGGCAAGATCGCGATCTTTGATTTCCAGGCCTACGTTGCCGTGGAACGCAGCATGGCCAAGCAGGCGCTGGAGCGTTTGAACAACGGCAAGATCAAGGGCAAATCGTTGCGCGTACGGATTTTGTAA
- a CDS encoding NAD(P)/FAD-dependent oxidoreductase has protein sequence MCAFTAAQRGRKVMLIDHANKPGKKILMSGGGRCNFTNMYTEPANFLSQNPHFCKSALARYTQWDFIELVGKHGVPYHEKKLGQLFCDNKSIDILDLLLAECDTAGVSLHMDTSVQSIEKADTGYLLKTTLGELRCESLVIATGGLSIPTLGATGFGYQVGKQFGHTLLPTRAGLVPFTITDQLKELCTELTGTSVDCLVSCNDVSFRENILFTHRGLSGPAILQISSFWQPGDTVEINLMPDHDAHSWLNEQQAERPNSELKTLLGEIFTKKMANLIAEQWFVSKPMKQYTHAELADIAAKLASWQVVPAGTEGYRTAEVTLGGIDTREVSSKTMESLKSPGLYFVGEVLDVSGHLGGFNFQWAWASAYAAAQFV, from the coding sequence ATGTGTGCATTCACGGCCGCCCAACGCGGGCGCAAGGTCATGTTGATCGATCACGCCAACAAGCCGGGCAAGAAAATCCTCATGTCGGGCGGCGGTCGCTGCAACTTCACGAATATGTACACCGAGCCCGCCAACTTCCTCTCGCAGAACCCGCATTTCTGCAAATCGGCGCTGGCCCGTTACACCCAGTGGGATTTCATCGAGCTGGTGGGCAAGCACGGCGTGCCGTACCACGAGAAGAAACTCGGCCAGCTGTTCTGCGACAACAAGTCCATCGACATCCTCGACCTGCTGCTCGCCGAATGCGACACCGCTGGCGTGAGCCTGCACATGGACACCTCGGTGCAGAGCATCGAGAAAGCCGACACCGGTTACCTGCTGAAAACAACCCTCGGCGAACTCCGTTGCGAGTCGCTGGTGATTGCCACGGGCGGCCTGTCGATCCCGACGCTGGGCGCCACCGGCTTCGGTTATCAGGTCGGCAAGCAGTTCGGCCACACGCTGTTGCCTACCCGAGCGGGCCTGGTGCCGTTCACCATCACAGACCAGCTGAAAGAGCTGTGCACCGAGCTGACCGGCACATCGGTCGATTGCCTGGTGAGCTGCAACGACGTCAGCTTTCGCGAGAACATTCTGTTCACCCATCGCGGCTTGAGCGGGCCGGCGATTCTGCAGATCTCCTCCTTCTGGCAGCCGGGCGACACGGTGGAAATTAACCTGATGCCTGACCACGACGCCCATAGCTGGCTGAACGAGCAACAGGCCGAACGCCCGAACAGCGAATTGAAGACGCTGCTCGGCGAGATTTTCACCAAGAAAATGGCCAACCTGATTGCCGAGCAGTGGTTTGTGTCCAAGCCTATGAAGCAGTACACCCACGCCGAACTGGCCGACATCGCCGCCAAATTGGCGAGCTGGCAAGTGGTACCGGCGGGCACCGAAGGGTATCGCACGGCCGAGGTCACACTGGGCGGCATCGACACGCGTGAAGTGTCGTCGAAGACCATGGAATCACTGAAATCGCCGGGCCTGTATTTCGTCGGCGAGGTCCTGGATGTCAGCGGGCATCTGGGCGGCTTCAACTTCCAGTGGGCCTGGGCCTCGGCGTACGCGGCGGCGCAGTTCGTCTGA
- the yccS gene encoding YccS family putative transporter, translated as MASTSLRNTFRRLWALDKFSYSVRVFIALTGSMALCWYQNEMSQLIPLFLGIIASALSETDDSWQGRLNALAVTLVCFSIAALSVELLFPYPVIFICAFAFAAFCLTMLGALGERYGAIAYATLILSVYTMIGVDQRGGEVTDFWHEPMLLVAGAAWYGLLSVLWQMLFSNQPVQQALARLFRELGLYLKLKSELFEPIRTLDIEAKRLELAKQNGKVVGALNVTKEIILNRVGSGRPGSKVSRYLKLYFLAQDIHERASSSHYPYNSLAEAFFHSDVLFRCQRLLRQQGRACRDLSASIQLRQPFIYDDSFAHALNDLRASLEHLRIQSNPAWRGLLRSLRALANNLGTLDRLLSDASNPDALADATDSSLLDRSPHNLKDVWTRLRLQLTPTSLLFRHALRLPLALVIGYIMVHLIHPSQGYWIILTTVFVCQPSYGATRRKLGQRIIGTAIGLTAGWILFDLITTPVLQSMCAVLAGVVFFVNRTTRYTLSTAAITVMILFCFNQVGDGYGVFLPRLLDTLLGSLIAGLAVFLFLPDWQGRRLNKVLANTLSCNSIYLRQIMQQYANGKSDDLAYRLARRNAHNADAALSTTLANMLMEPGHFRKEADVGFRFLVLSHTLLSYLSGLGAHRDTPLPAEVREQLIEGAAASLAASIDEIAQSLALREPVAVQSDAEEALATSLEQMPEEIDEGQRLVQTQLALICRQLGPLRTLAAHLIKGPVKEADITDRAV; from the coding sequence ATGGCATCGACATCGTTGCGCAATACATTCCGCCGTCTCTGGGCGCTGGACAAGTTTTCCTACAGCGTGCGGGTTTTCATCGCGCTAACCGGCAGCATGGCGCTGTGCTGGTACCAGAACGAGATGTCCCAGCTCATCCCGCTGTTCCTCGGGATTATCGCCAGCGCCCTGTCGGAAACCGATGACAGCTGGCAAGGCCGCCTCAATGCGCTGGCCGTGACCCTGGTGTGTTTCAGCATTGCGGCGTTGTCGGTGGAACTGCTGTTCCCCTACCCCGTGATATTCATCTGCGCCTTTGCCTTCGCGGCGTTCTGCCTGACGATGCTCGGCGCTCTGGGCGAGCGCTATGGCGCCATTGCCTACGCGACGCTGATTCTCTCGGTCTACACCATGATCGGCGTCGATCAGCGCGGCGGCGAAGTCACCGACTTCTGGCACGAACCCATGCTGCTGGTCGCGGGCGCGGCGTGGTACGGCCTGCTGTCGGTGCTCTGGCAAATGCTGTTTTCCAATCAGCCGGTGCAGCAGGCGCTGGCCCGACTGTTTCGCGAGCTGGGCCTATACCTAAAGCTCAAATCAGAGCTGTTCGAGCCGATTCGCACCCTCGATATCGAAGCCAAGCGACTGGAGCTTGCCAAGCAGAACGGCAAGGTCGTCGGCGCGCTCAACGTGACCAAGGAGATCATCCTTAACCGCGTGGGCAGTGGCCGCCCCGGCTCGAAGGTCAGTCGCTACCTGAAGCTGTACTTTCTGGCCCAGGACATCCACGAGCGCGCCAGTTCGTCGCACTATCCCTACAACTCGCTGGCCGAAGCGTTCTTCCACAGTGATGTGCTGTTTCGCTGCCAGCGCCTGCTGCGCCAGCAAGGTCGCGCCTGCCGTGACCTGTCGGCGTCGATCCAGCTGCGCCAGCCGTTCATCTATGACGACAGCTTTGCCCATGCGCTGAATGACCTGCGCGCCTCCCTCGAACACTTGCGCATTCAGAGCAATCCGGCGTGGCGCGGGCTGCTGCGTTCGCTGCGGGCGCTGGCCAACAACCTTGGCACCCTCGACCGGTTGCTCAGCGATGCCAGCAACCCGGATGCCCTGGCCGACGCCACAGACAGCAGCCTGCTCGACCGCTCGCCGCACAACCTCAAGGACGTCTGGACGCGCCTGCGCCTGCAACTGACGCCGACCTCGCTGTTGTTCCGTCACGCCCTGCGCCTGCCGTTGGCGCTGGTCATCGGCTACATCATGGTTCACCTGATTCACCCGTCGCAGGGGTACTGGATCATCCTCACCACGGTGTTCGTCTGCCAGCCAAGTTATGGCGCCACCCGACGCAAACTCGGGCAGCGCATCATCGGTACGGCCATTGGCCTGACGGCGGGCTGGATTCTGTTCGACCTGATCACCACGCCGGTCCTGCAATCGATGTGCGCGGTGCTGGCCGGCGTGGTGTTCTTCGTCAACCGCACCACGCGCTACACGCTGTCGACGGCGGCGATCACGGTGATGATTCTGTTCTGCTTCAATCAGGTCGGCGACGGTTACGGCGTGTTCCTGCCGCGCCTGCTGGACACGCTACTGGGCAGTCTGATCGCCGGCCTGGCGGTGTTCCTGTTCCTGCCGGACTGGCAAGGTCGCCGGCTGAACAAGGTGCTGGCCAACACGCTGTCGTGCAACAGCATTTACCTGCGCCAGATCATGCAGCAATACGCGAACGGCAAAAGCGACGATCTGGCCTATCGACTGGCCCGGCGCAACGCCCATAACGCCGACGCAGCGTTGTCCACCACACTGGCCAACATGCTCATGGAGCCCGGGCATTTCCGCAAAGAGGCCGACGTGGGGTTCCGCTTTCTGGTGCTGTCACACACCCTGCTCAGTTACCTGTCGGGCCTTGGCGCCCATCGGGATACGCCGCTCCCTGCGGAAGTGCGCGAGCAATTGATCGAGGGCGCCGCTGCCAGCCTTGCCGCAAGCATCGATGAAATCGCCCAAAGCCTGGCGTTGCGTGAGCCAGTCGCCGTGCAAAGCGACGCTGAGGAAGCGCTGGCGACGAGTCTGGAACAGATGCCGGAAGAAATCGACGAAGGCCAACGGTTGGTGCAAACCCAACTGGCGCTGATCTGCCGTCAGTTAGGGCCACTGCGCACCCTGGCAGCGCACTTGATCAAAGGACCGGTCAAAGAAGCCGACATCACAGACCGTGCAGTTTGA
- a CDS encoding substrate-binding periplasmic protein has protein sequence MSRLQCAAGLLGMMVIAQGAFAQTLRLAGDAWAPYADVSLLHDGLSTDLIRTALGRAGYDTEYEQVPWARAIHGLSEGRYDIVINAWYSEDRTRIGVFSAPYLINRLRLLKHKGATTDFQNLSQLHGYSIAVVRGYAYSPEFDADAELKKIPVAGFSTAVRMLAAGRVDLTVEDEYAARFALNREPADVQANVEFLPGSLSENSLHILVSIKRADHQQIVLDFDKAIADMKADGTYDKLIKLHGL, from the coding sequence ATGTCGCGTTTGCAGTGCGCCGCAGGGCTGTTGGGAATGATGGTGATAGCCCAAGGCGCGTTTGCGCAGACATTGCGTCTCGCCGGCGATGCATGGGCGCCTTACGCCGACGTGTCACTGCTCCACGACGGGCTTTCCACCGACCTTATTCGCACCGCGCTGGGCCGCGCCGGTTACGACACCGAATACGAACAAGTCCCGTGGGCGCGGGCGATTCATGGACTGAGCGAAGGTCGATACGACATCGTTATCAACGCCTGGTACAGCGAAGACCGCACGCGAATCGGGGTTTTCTCCGCGCCGTACCTGATCAACCGCCTGCGCTTGCTGAAGCACAAGGGCGCCACCACCGACTTTCAGAACCTCTCGCAGCTGCACGGCTATTCCATTGCCGTCGTGCGCGGCTACGCCTATTCGCCGGAATTCGACGCCGATGCCGAGTTGAAAAAGATCCCGGTGGCGGGTTTCTCGACCGCCGTCAGGATGCTTGCAGCAGGCAGGGTCGACTTGACGGTGGAAGACGAGTACGCGGCGCGGTTTGCCCTCAATCGCGAGCCTGCGGACGTGCAGGCCAACGTTGAATTCCTGCCCGGATCACTGAGCGAGAACAGTCTGCACATCCTGGTCAGCATCAAACGAGCGGATCATCAACAGATCGTTCTGGATTTCGACAAGGCCATCGCTGACATGAAAGCCGACGGCACCTACGACAAGCTCATCAAACTGCACGGTCTGTGA
- a CDS encoding GNAT family N-acetyltransferase, with protein sequence MSINWICKHHTDLGKEQLYAILQLRAQVFVVEQKCWYLDVDGQDLLGDTCHLMAWQDDQLVAYLRLLDPIQQNGDVTIGRVVTAPSMRNKGMGHELMVQALVHAERQWPDQPIFLSAQAHLQGYYSRYGFNPVGEVYVEDGIPHISMRRDLD encoded by the coding sequence ATGTCTATCAACTGGATTTGCAAACACCATACCGACCTTGGAAAAGAGCAGCTGTACGCCATTCTGCAACTCAGGGCGCAGGTGTTCGTGGTGGAGCAGAAATGCTGGTATCTGGACGTCGATGGCCAGGATTTGCTGGGCGATACCTGCCATCTGATGGCCTGGCAGGATGATCAGTTGGTCGCTTACCTGCGCCTGCTGGACCCGATTCAGCAGAACGGCGACGTGACCATCGGCCGGGTGGTGACTGCACCGTCAATGCGCAACAAGGGTATGGGCCATGAACTGATGGTTCAGGCGCTGGTGCACGCGGAACGCCAATGGCCGGACCAGCCGATATTCCTCTCGGCCCAGGCGCATTTGCAGGGTTACTACAGTCGCTACGGTTTTAACCCGGTGGGCGAGGTGTACGTCGAGGACGGCATTCCTCACATCAGCATGCGTCGCGATCTGGACTGA
- a CDS encoding winged helix-turn-helix domain-containing protein: protein MEVSKTKSSFYRRLYVAYLIDSGIASSVPALTDVTGMPRRTAQDTVAALADLDIVCEFEQLDGARNHAGGYRIRDWGAIDRCWIEGNLQTIKTVLGYP from the coding sequence ATGGAAGTCAGCAAGACCAAGAGCAGTTTCTACCGCCGCCTGTATGTGGCGTATCTGATCGACAGCGGCATCGCCAGCAGCGTACCGGCCCTGACCGACGTCACCGGCATGCCCCGTCGCACCGCCCAGGACACCGTCGCGGCGCTGGCTGATCTGGATATTGTCTGCGAGTTCGAACAACTCGATGGCGCCCGCAATCATGCCGGCGGTTACCGGATTCGTGACTGGGGCGCGATTGACCGCTGCTGGATCGAGGGCAATCTGCAGACCATCAAGACGGTGCTGGGGTATCCCTGA
- a CDS encoding YgjP-like metallopeptidase domain-containing protein has product MPLKYLQAYPEGLQDQVRQLISQNRLTDYLQQRYPDRHEIQSDKALYAYALSLKQEYLRNAPNIDKVLFDNRLDLTHRALGLHTTVSRVQGGKLKSKKEIRVAALFKDAAPQFLKMIVVHELAHFKESDHNKAFYQLCEHMQPGYHQLEFDLRIYLTWRDMQTAVR; this is encoded by the coding sequence ATGCCGCTCAAATACCTGCAGGCCTATCCCGAAGGTCTGCAGGATCAGGTTCGGCAACTGATTTCGCAGAACCGGCTGACGGATTATCTGCAGCAGCGCTATCCCGATCGGCACGAAATCCAGAGCGACAAGGCGCTGTACGCCTACGCGCTGTCGCTCAAACAGGAATACCTGCGCAACGCGCCGAACATCGACAAAGTGCTGTTCGACAACCGCCTGGACCTGACCCACCGCGCGCTGGGCCTGCACACCACCGTGTCGCGGGTGCAGGGCGGCAAGCTCAAGTCCAAGAAGGAAATCCGCGTGGCGGCGTTGTTCAAGGATGCCGCGCCGCAGTTTCTGAAGATGATCGTTGTCCACGAGCTGGCGCATTTCAAAGAGTCGGACCACAACAAGGCGTTCTATCAGTTGTGCGAGCACATGCAACCGGGTTATCACCAGTTGGAGTTCGACCTGCGCATCTACCTGACCTGGCGAGACATGCAGACGGCCGTGCGCTGA
- a CDS encoding putative bifunctional diguanylate cyclase/phosphodiesterase translates to MSSSMECVQSLPLSGKSVLLVVDDYPENLVTMCAVLQRQDREIITAASGMEALGILLDRDVDLVLLDVQMPDMDGFEVARLMRGSLRTRLTPIIFLTANEQSRDSVHKGYASGAVDYLFKPFDPNILRPKVQALLEQQHNRRALQKLSRELESARAFNASVLANVAEGILVVTEEGVISFANPAICRLLGMTDGELRGTGLCAYLHEPIVGEWADSGFYHHYRRADTYRVHDAVLRTPEGRQVPVALSCAPLPAEQRAMVLSVLDMSVVRDLYRQLEHQAVTDSLTGLLNRRGFYQTVEGMLLRNEHAGKYLVVLYLDLDGFKEVNDSLGHDAGDQVLQWVGAQLKDCLRPYDVLARMGGDEFVVVIDGLDFPEHAAKVAEKLIERVSARRLVDGVEATLGASIGIAVYPDCGTNLDGLLRAADIAMYEAKRAGRQQYRFFDQYMNGRARSRSMLEESVRTAIDGKDFSMVYQPQVNVVTGKTRGFEALLRWHHPDAGDVPSGVFIPLLEETRLINKLGSWIFEQGAAQRQRWIDVFPDDLVMSVSVSPAQFSLPNLADELQRAMQLHGLKPRQLEVEITEPSLVHNLVHSRKQLQNLHEIGVRVSLDDFGAGDSSLAHLRNLDLDTLKLDRHFIGGMLGSSRDLAVARAIIDLCRMLDIEVIAEGVETYEQYEWLVANGCQIIQGFLIAHPMPPLEAERFVEPVDLPVALQLLGQD, encoded by the coding sequence ATGAGTAGCAGCATGGAATGCGTGCAGTCCCTGCCATTAAGTGGCAAATCAGTATTGTTGGTTGTTGATGATTACCCGGAAAATCTGGTGACCATGTGCGCAGTGCTACAGCGCCAGGACCGGGAGATCATTACCGCCGCCTCAGGCATGGAAGCGTTGGGCATTTTGCTGGACAGAGATGTCGATCTGGTGCTTCTCGATGTGCAGATGCCGGACATGGATGGCTTCGAAGTTGCCCGCCTCATGCGTGGCAGCCTGCGAACGCGATTGACGCCGATCATCTTCCTCACCGCCAATGAACAATCCCGCGACTCGGTGCACAAGGGCTACGCCAGCGGCGCAGTCGATTACCTGTTCAAACCGTTCGACCCCAATATTCTCAGGCCCAAGGTGCAGGCGCTTCTGGAGCAGCAGCACAATCGGCGTGCCCTGCAGAAGCTGAGCCGCGAGCTGGAGTCGGCGCGGGCATTCAACGCATCGGTGCTGGCGAACGTGGCCGAAGGCATCCTTGTCGTCACCGAAGAGGGCGTCATCAGTTTCGCCAATCCGGCGATCTGCCGTTTGCTGGGCATGACCGACGGCGAGCTGCGCGGCACCGGTTTGTGCGCCTACCTGCACGAGCCCATCGTTGGCGAATGGGCCGATTCCGGCTTTTATCATCACTATCGCCGTGCCGACACCTACCGCGTCCACGACGCCGTGCTTAGAACGCCCGAGGGGCGTCAGGTCCCGGTCGCGTTGTCGTGCGCGCCACTGCCTGCCGAACAGCGCGCTATGGTGCTCAGCGTGCTCGATATGTCGGTGGTGCGTGACCTCTATCGTCAGCTCGAACATCAGGCCGTGACGGACTCCCTCACCGGTCTGCTCAACCGCCGTGGTTTCTATCAGACGGTCGAAGGGATGCTGCTGCGCAACGAGCACGCGGGCAAGTATCTGGTTGTCTTGTACCTGGACCTCGACGGCTTCAAGGAAGTGAACGACTCCCTGGGTCATGACGCCGGCGATCAGGTGTTGCAGTGGGTCGGGGCGCAATTGAAAGACTGCCTGCGTCCTTACGATGTGCTCGCGCGCATGGGTGGCGACGAGTTCGTGGTGGTCATCGACGGGCTGGACTTCCCCGAACATGCTGCCAAGGTCGCCGAAAAGCTGATCGAGCGGGTTTCCGCGCGGCGTCTGGTTGACGGGGTTGAAGCCACCCTGGGGGCAAGTATCGGCATCGCGGTCTATCCGGACTGCGGCACCAATCTGGATGGCCTGCTGCGTGCGGCGGACATTGCGATGTACGAAGCCAAGCGGGCAGGGCGTCAGCAATACCGCTTCTTCGATCAGTACATGAATGGCCGCGCACGCTCCCGTTCGATGCTCGAAGAGAGCGTGCGCACGGCGATCGATGGCAAAGACTTTTCCATGGTCTACCAGCCGCAGGTCAACGTCGTCACCGGCAAGACGCGGGGTTTCGAGGCGCTGCTGCGCTGGCATCATCCGGACGCTGGCGACGTGCCGTCAGGGGTGTTCATTCCGCTGCTGGAAGAGACGCGGCTGATCAACAAGCTCGGCAGCTGGATTTTCGAACAGGGTGCGGCGCAGCGCCAGCGCTGGATTGACGTATTCCCGGACGATCTGGTCATGAGCGTCAGCGTGAGCCCAGCGCAATTCAGCCTGCCCAATCTGGCGGACGAGCTGCAGCGCGCGATGCAGCTACACGGTTTGAAACCCCGGCAGCTGGAAGTCGAGATCACCGAGCCCTCGCTGGTCCACAACCTGGTGCACAGCCGCAAGCAACTGCAAAATCTGCATGAAATCGGCGTGCGCGTGTCGCTGGACGATTTCGGTGCAGGCGACAGCTCGCTTGCCCATCTGCGCAACCTCGATCTGGACACCCTGAAGCTCGATCGGCATTTCATCGGCGGCATGCTCGGATCGTCCCGCGATCTGGCCGTCGCGCGCGCCATCATTGACCTGTGTCGCATGCTCGATATCGAGGTGATTGCCGAGGGTGTCGAAACCTACGAGCAGTATGAGTGGCTGGTCGCCAACGGCTGTCAGATCATTCAGGGCTTCCTTATTGCTCATCCGATGCCGCCACTGGAAGCGGAGCGTTTTGTCGAGCCGGTCGATCTGCCGGTCGCGTTACAGCTGCTCGGGCAGGACTGA
- a CDS encoding polysaccharide lyase family 7 protein, whose product MIDLGTWNLSIPVGSPPATIETQQLLQGYDDKYFKSGSSNVTFWAPVTGSKTANAIYPRTELRETWSNGTLHNWYYQDADNYLNAKLKVLQVPSSGRVVIGQIHVYDSTQPLLKLEYQYLEATHMGNIVAKVRYHPDDKKARVITVAENVSLNETFNYVIHLNKAGLLSVTAHGMGWNDRISATWSKQQLYFKAGVYTQDHTGYTSEGGKTMFFNLDADHNKS is encoded by the coding sequence ATGATTGATTTGGGAACGTGGAATCTGAGCATTCCAGTGGGCTCGCCCCCCGCCACTATCGAGACACAACAACTGCTTCAAGGTTACGACGACAAGTACTTCAAATCCGGCTCATCGAACGTCACATTCTGGGCGCCGGTCACCGGAAGCAAGACCGCCAACGCGATCTACCCACGTACGGAATTGCGCGAGACCTGGTCCAACGGCACGCTGCACAACTGGTACTACCAGGACGCCGACAATTACCTGAATGCCAAGCTCAAGGTCCTTCAGGTGCCGTCCTCCGGCAGAGTCGTCATCGGTCAGATCCATGTCTACGACAGCACGCAGCCGCTGCTGAAGCTCGAATATCAGTACCTGGAAGCGACGCACATGGGCAACATCGTCGCCAAGGTTCGCTATCACCCCGACGACAAAAAGGCGCGTGTGATCACGGTTGCGGAAAACGTGAGCCTGAACGAGACGTTCAACTACGTCATCCACCTCAATAAAGCCGGGTTACTCAGCGTGACCGCCCACGGCATGGGCTGGAACGACCGGATCAGCGCCACCTGGAGCAAACAGCAGCTTTACTTCAAGGCCGGGGTCTACACCCAGGACCACACGGGATATACCAGCGAAGGCGGCAAGACCATGTTCTTCAACCTGGACGCCGACCACAATAAGAGCTGA